TCAACGGCGAACTGTCGACCCTGATCGGCGTGGGAACGGGCATCTGCGGTGCGTCGGCGATCGCCGCCGCGACCGCGGTGATGCGCCCGAAACAGTCCAATGTGGCCTATGCGATCGGGACCATCTTCACCTTCAACATCCTTGCGGTGCTTCTCTTCCCGCCGATCGGTCACCTGCTGGGTATGACGGGTCACTCGTTCGGGCTGTGGAGCGGCACCGCGGTCAACGACACCTCGTCGGTCGTTGCGGCGGCATACAGCTTCGGGGACGGTGCAGGGCCCTACGCGATCGTGGTGAAGCTCACCAGATCGCTGATGATCATCCCCATCGTGATCGGTCTGGCGCTGCTCACCGCGCGCCGTGATGCGGCGCGGCAGGGCGAGCAGGTGCGGATCCCGTGGCGGAAGGTCGTGCCGGCGTTCCTGATCGGGTTCCTGATCGCGGCGGCGCTGAACTCGCTCGGCCTGATCCCGACGGGTTGGCACGACGGGCTGACCTTCGTGGGGACCTTCCTGATCACCGTCGCTCTGGCAGCGATAGGTCTGGGGATGCGACCGGCCCAGCTGCGACAGGCGGGCCACCGCCCGCTGCTGCTCGGCGCGTTGCTGTGGATCTGCGTCGCAACGGCCAGCCTCGGCCTGCAGGCGTTGACCGGAACCCTCTGAGCCGCCCTGCTCAGCTGCGGGTGCGAACGTCGGCCAACGAGGCCAGCATTCGTGCGTGTGACGACTCGTCGATCACCACACCCGCGCTACGCAGGTTCATGCTCATGGCGCCGGCCGTGCCGTCCGAGACCGCGTTGACCGGACCGGTCCAGCCGCTGCCGCGGAGCAATTCGGCGACGAGCGAGCGCAACCCGGGTTGATGGAACAGGACGCTGCCGCCGACGACGAGTGGCGCGCTCCGGTCCGCTGACGGGAGAGCGAGGACCGTGTCGGCGAGGCCCTCAGCGGCGGTCTGCACGATGTCCTCGGCCACCGCGTCGCTGTCCGCGAGGTCGAACGCGAGCGGCGCGAAGCGGGCGATGCCCGGTGTCGGGATGGCATAGAGGATCGACACCAGTTGGTCGAGCAACGCATCCTTGTCGTCGGTCCGGCCGCTGGCGACGCCGGCGGCCGACAGCAGCGCATCGGTAAGGGCGGTGCGGGGGCCCCGGTGGTCCAGATCCGCGGTCACGGCGCGCACGAGGTGGTGCGCGATCCAGTAGCCGGAGCCGGCATCACCGAGCAACCAGCCTCGTCCGTCGCTGCGGGCGGTGGTGGTGCCGTTCGTGACCACGATCGCGGCCGCGCCGGTGCCGGACACCAGGGCGGCTCCGTCGAGTGCAGCCGTTCCCGAGAAGAACATCGCCTCGATGTCGCTGCCGAGATGCAGTGGCACCGGCACGCCGAGGGCGCGCAGGCCGTCGTCGACCCCCGCCAGGCGGACCGTGGACCCGGCCATCGCGGCGAGCGCGTGGCCGACGTGCTTCGGCTGAGCCCCCGCGTGTTCCAGCGCTTCAGCGGTCGTGGAACGCATTGTGGCGGAGGCGGTTTCCACCCCCGAGGCGGTCGGGTTGCCGCCGCTTCCGACGGCATAGCCGAGGCAGGTGCCGGTCGCGTCGTGCACGACGGCGCGGGTGGATGTGCCACCGGCGTCGAGAGTGAGGAAGAGGTCCATGGGTCCATTCAATCGGTCATCCGTGCGGTGGTGCCGCTTCGGGTCGCGGCTCGCGCACCTAGCATGGTCCGGTGCCTTCCGCCCTGCCCGATGGTGAGCCCGTCCCCGCCGATGGTGCGCTCCCGCAGCCTGCATTGAACGGACTGGCGGATCGCGACCTCGGGGTGTACCTCCATGTGCCGTTCTGCCGGGTCCGTTGTGGCTACTGCGATTTCAACACCTACACCGCAACCGAGCTGGGTGGGCACGGTGCGGGGGTCGGGACCTACGCAGACGCCGCACTCGCCGAACTGGACCTGGCCCAGCGGGTGCTGGGGGAGCGAGCGCCCGCGGTGAGCACGATCTTCATCGGAGGCGGCACCCCGACGATGCTTGCCGCGCGGGATCTGGGCCGTATGGTGTCCGGGGTTTCGTCCCGCTTCGGCCTGCAGCCCGACGCCGAGGTGACAACAGAGGCCAACCCGGACACGGTCGACGGCGCCGTCGCAGAAGCTCTTGCGTCCGGTGGTTTCACCCGGGTCAGCCTGGGCATGCAGTCGGCGGTCCCGCACGTGCTCTCGACGCTGGAGCGCACCCATGACCCGGCGAGCGTGGTGCGCGCAGCGCGTGCGGTGCAGGCAGCGGGTCTTCAGGTGAGTCTCGACCTCATCTACGGCACACCGGGTGAGAGTCTGGACGACTGGCGACGCAGCATCGACGCTGCGCTTGCGTTGGAGCCGGACCACCTCAGCGCCTATGCGCTCGTCGTCGAGGAGGGCACCAAGTTGGCTGCCCAGGTGCGGCGCGGGCAGGTGCGGATGCCGGACGACGATGACGAGGCGAGCAAGTACGAATACGCCGATCGGGCGCTGTCGGACGCCGGGTTGGAGTGGTACGAGATCAGCAACTGGGCGCTCTGCCCGGATGCCCGGTGCCGGCACAACGAGCTCTACTGGCGCGGTGACAACTGGTGGGGCATCGGGCCGGGTGCGCACAGTCACGTCGGGGGAGTGCGGTGGTGGAACGTCAAACACCCTGCGCCATATGCAGATCGAGTGCTGGCGGGCGGCTCGCCGGGCGCTGGGCGCGAGCTGCTCACCGCGGATCAGGCGTATGACGAGCAGGTGTTGCTCGGCATACGCCTGACGGACGGACTGCCTCTCGTCGTGCTGGATGATCGTGGCCGTGATGCGGTTGCGGCGCTGATCGCGGACGGCCTGCTCGACGGCGCCGCGGCGGTGCGGCGTGATGACGCCGTGGCGCGGCTGACGCTGCGTGGCAGGTTGCTCGCCGACACGGTGGTGCGGCGACTGCTCGGCTACTGATCGATCGGTGGCAGCTGCGTCGGCAGACCGAGTGCGGTGAAGTGCTCGACACCCAGGAATGACGTGAGGCCCGAGACTCGGGTGTCGCGCAGGGTCAGGACGGTGATGGCCCACGCCCCATGGGCCGGCGCGCCCTCCGGTCGTAGGTAACACGCAACTGCGGGCTGCGCGTTGACACTTGTCGGCAGGGTCCGCCAACTGCCGCAACTGCCCATCGGCACCTGCGCCGCGAAATCGCCGACTGCCGCCAGCCCGGCATACCAGTGGGGCATCGGAGGCATCGCCCACGTAACGTCCTCGGTCACCAGATCCACGAGCGCGTCGGTGTCACGGCGCTCGAGCGCCGTCGTGAAGCGTTCGACGACCGCGTGCAACTGTCGATCGCCGATGCTGCGCGCGGTCGCCTGTTGCGATTGCTGGGGCACGCGCAGCGCGACCGTCGCGCGGGCTCGCTGCAGGGCGCTGTTGACCGATGCCGTCGTGGTGCGCATCATCGTCGCGATCTGGTCGGCCGGGAAGCCGAGCACTTCGAACAGCAGCAGTGCGGCACGCTGGTTTCCCGGTAGGTGCTGCAACGCCGCGACGAAGGCAAGCTCCACCGCTTCTCGTTGTTCGTAGCGTGCTGCGGGCGAGGCGAAGCCTCCTGGATCGTCTCCGACATACGGGCCGAGCCAGGTGATGTCGTCGCTCGGTGCGTCGTCGACGACCGCCCGGGCACTGGACGGTCCGAGATCGATCGGCAGCGCCCGTCGACCACGGGCGCGAGCGAGGTCGATGCACGATCGCGTGACCACGGTGTAGAGCCAGGTACGCAGCGTGCTGCGTCCCTCGAAGTCGCCGAGTCCCCGCCACACCTTCACCAGCGCGTCCTGCAGCGCGTCGTCGGCGTCGTGCGAGGATGCGAGCATCCGGTAGGAGTGCGCATGCAGTTCGGGAAGCAACGGTCGTACGAGACGGTCGTATGCCGCGTGGTCGCCCCCGCGGGCGAGTGCCAGGTCGTTGTCCACGCCCGGGGTCGGCACGGCGGAGGGTACCTGGGAAGAAATGTTGCTCACACCCGATGAGTATGCCGCGAATGCGGCGTCTCACCCATGTCGGAACATGAGCGATCGGGACATGAGCCCGTAGAAGGAGCCGAACGAATGAACATGATTGTCGAGGCCGGTACGGGCGTCGAGAAGGCCACGCTGCTGGCCTACCTGCGCGAACAGCGTGCGGCGGTGCTCGCCATCGTCGAGGGATTGGACGAGGCAGCGCTCCGGGCGTCGGTGGTGCCGTCGGGGTGGACACCGATCGGGCTGATCTGGCACCTCGGTGGCGCCGAGATGTATTGGTTCCAGATCGTGCTGGCCGACCGGGTGCCCGATGACGACGAGCACGAGGACGAGCCGGATGAGGAGGCACCGGCAGAGGGATTCCGCACGGACGACCCGATCGAGGAGGTGCTGGAGGCATACCGGGCACAATGTCGTGCGTCGGACGAGGTGCTTGCCTCGGCGTCACTGGATGCGGCGCCGCGTGGCCCGGTCGCTCCGGGGCACGAGGAGCTCGGGACCAGCGTGCGAACCATCGTGCTGCACATGATCGAGGAGACTGCCCGGCACGCCGGGCATCTGGACATCGCGCGTGAACTTCTCGACGGGCGCACCGGACTCGGCCCGCGCTAGGACGATGGGGTCAGTGGACAGGAGAGGACGACATGACTGACGAGAGCCTGAAGGCAACCTGCCTGGCGGCGTTGCAGGAGGCACGCAACCACGTGCTCGAGGCGGTCGACGGACTGGAAGCGGCAGACCTGCATCGGGCCGTGCTGCCCAGCGGGTGGAACATGCTGGGCCTCGTACAGCACCTCACGATCGACGTGGAGCGCCTGTGGTTCAACGCCGTGGCGGCAGGAGACTCAGCCGCGATCGCGCACTTCGACCGCCCGTCGAACGCCTGGCGCGTCCCGACGGATGCTCCGCCGGACCTCGTGCTCACGGCCTATCGCCACGAGTGCGCGAAGGCGGACCGTGTCCTTGCCGACACAGAGTTCGACGCGCCTCCCGCATGGTGGCCGGCGGACCTGTTCGGCGACTGGAGGCTCGCGACGGTCGGTGAGGCGGTGATGCACGTGATCGTCGAAACAGCTTCGCACGCAGGGCATCTGGATGCTGCACGCGAGCTCATTGACGGACACCAGTGGTTGGTCCTGGACTGATCCCGGGTTGAGACTCCGGTGGTGTCAGACCTGCAGGTCGAGGCCGAAGTCGTGACAGCGGACGCTGTGGGTGAGCGCGCCGATCGAGATCGCGTCGGCGCCGGCGCGCGCCAGGTCCTGCACGGTCTCCTCGTTCACGCCGCCGGACACCTCGGCGATCAGCGGCGCCGGGTGGCGGCGGATGCGGGCGACACACGTCGCGACCTCCCACGCCTCCATGTTGTCCAGCAGCACCGCGTGCACGACCGGCGCCTGCCCGTCGGCGACGCGCTGCGCGTCGAAGGCCAACAGAGTTTCCAGTTGCGCGGTCGTGTCGACCTCCACCTCGACGCGCACCAGGTGGCCGGAGCCGGCCGCGAGGCGCTCGAGGACCGGCACGAGACCACCACCCAGCCCGATGTGGTTGTCCTTGACCAGGATCGCGTCATACAGCCCGAAACGGTGGTTGGTGCCGCCGCCGTCGAGGACGGCCTGCTTCTCCAGCTCGCGCAGTCCCGGTGTCGTCTTGCGGGTGTCGACGATGCGGGCGTTGGTGCCGTCCACCAGGTCGACGAAAACGCTGGTGCGAGAAGCGATACCGGTCAGATGACCCAGCAAATTGAGTGCCGTGCGCTCTGCGGTGAGCACCGATCGGGCCGAGCCGGAGACCGTCGCGACGAGGTCGCCGGGCGCCAGCTTGTCACCGGCGGCCTTCGCCCAGGCCAGCTGCAGGTCCGGGTCGACGGCCATGAAGGTCGCGGTCGCCGCGTCGACTCCGGAGAGCACACCGGTCTGACGGCTGACGATGTATGCCGTTCCCGCTGCGTCGTCCGGCACGGTGAGGCGGGAGGTGATGTCGCCGCCGAGGCCGAGGTCCTCCTCGAGCGCGGTCCGGACGACGCGGTCGAGGCCGGGACGGTTCATACTCGTGCTCCTTGCATTTCGACGGAGTCGGTGCGGCGGTGCGCGCCGACGCTGTGCGGGTGCGCGAGGGCGGACCGGGCGATCAGCCACGCGACATACGCTACGTCGTCGCCGGTGTGGGGCTGGAGGGCATCGACCGCGGCCTGCAGTGTCGGGCCGTCCCGGAGCACACCGCAGGACGCGCCGAGCAGGTCGCGCACCTCCTGCACCGGGATCGGTTCGGCGTCGCCGCGGGGGAGCACGGTTGCTCGGTCGGTGGCGGAGAGCCGGACGTCCCAGCCAGTGCGCCATGCACTGCTGTCGCGAGCAGCGGCACGGCCGGTCACGACGGCCTCGAGCAGTGAGTTGGACGCCAGACGGTTGGCACCGTGCAGGCCGGTGCGGGAGACCTCGCCGATCGCCCACAACCCGGTCACGGACGTGCGGCTGCGCCCGTCGACGGTGACACCGCCCATCGAGTAGTGCAGTGCCGGGCGCACCGGCAGCAGATCGTTCGCCAGGTCGAGGCCGGACGCCGCAGCCAGCTCCGCAACGGCCGGGAATCTTGTTGTCACGTCGGGGATTCCACGGGCATCGAGTCGCACGGCGAAACCGTGCGTCAGCTGCTCCCACACGGCGGCCGCGACGACGTCCCGGGGCTGCAACTCGTCGGTGAAGCGTTCGCCGTCGGCGAGCAGCACGGCACCGGCGCCCCGGAGGGCTTCGGTGAGGAGCGGCATCGGGTCGCGCGGCACGTCCAACCCGGTCGGGTGGAACTGCACGAGGTGCAGGTCGTCGGTGCGTGCTCCCGCGCGGGCCGCCAGTGCCACACCCTGCCCGAGCGCGGTCCGCGGGTTGGTGGTGTGCGGCCACAGGCCGCCGAGACCGCCGGTCGCCAGCACGACCCGGTCGGTGTCGATCGTCTCCTCGGTGCCGTCGGCGCGGCGCACCACGACGCCACTCACCGCGCCGCTGTCATCGGTGAGCAGCTTTGTCACCGTGTGGTTCTCGCGCAGTTCGATGTCCGCCGCCGCCAGGACGGCTGCCGCCATACTGGCAGTGATCGTGGCACCGCTGTGATCGCCTGCGTGCGCCACGCGGGGTCGGCTGTGGCCGCCTTCGAGCGCGAGGTCGAGCGAACCGTCGGACGCCCGGTCGAACGGTACGTCCAGGTCCGCGAGCACCTGGACGATCTCGGGCGCCTCGCCGGTGATGCGGTCGATGACCGGCCGGTCACCCGCGAAAGCCCCCGCACGCCAGGTGTCTTCGGCATGTGACGCGGTCGAGTCGTCCGGTGAGACGGCCGCCGCGATGCCGCCTTGTGCCCACATGCTGGCGGCGCCCTCTGTCAAGGTTCCCGCGGTCACCAGCACCACCGGGGTGGTCGCGGCCCACGCGCAGGTCAGGCCGGCGAGCCCGGACCCGACGACGACGATCGGCTTCTCGCTCATCTCAGTTCACCTGCAACATTCGCTCGATGGCGCGCCGGGCGGGCTCGGCGACCGCCGGGTCCACATCGATCTCGGGGCCACCGGTTTCCAACGCAGCCCGTATGGCGCCCAACGTGTTTCGCTTCATGTGCGGGCACAGGTTGCACGGCCGCACGAATTCCAGGTCCGGGTGCTGCGCGGCGATGTTGTCGCTCATCGAGCACTCGGTGATCAGCGCGACGCTGGCGGGGCGCTCGGTCTCGACATACCGCTGCATGTCGGCGGTCGAACCGGCGAAGTCCGCCTCGGCGACCACCTCCGGCGGGCACTCGGGGTGCGCCAGCACGGTGACGCCGGGATGCCCCTCGCGGATCTGCACGATGTCCAGCGGGGTGAACCGCTCGTGCACCTCGCAGGCGCCGGGGTGGGTGACGACCTCGACACCGGTCAGTGCGGAGATGTTCCTCGCGAGGTACTGGTCGGGGATCATGATGACCTTGTCGACGCCGAGCGAGGTGATGATCTTCACGGCGTTGCCCGAGGTGCAGCAGATGTCGCTCGCGGCCTTCACCGCGGCCGAGGTGTTGACGTAGGTGACGACCGGTGCGCCGGGGTGGTCCCTGCGCAGTTGCGCGATGTCCTCGGGGGTGATGCTCTCGGCGAGCGAGCAGCCGGAGCGCAGGTCCGGCAACAGCACCCGCTTGCTCGGGTTCAGCAGCTTCGCGGTCTCCGCCATGAAGTGCACGCCGGCGAGCACGATGGTGCCGGCGTCGACGTGCTGCGCCTCGCGGGCCAGCGCGAGCGAGTCGCCCTTGATGTCGGAGACACCGTGGAACACCTCAGGGGTCATGTAGTTGTGCGCCAGGATGACCGCGTCCTGCTCCCGCTTGAGGCGCTGGATCGCCTCGATGTCGTCGGCATACATCGCCCACTCGATCTCGGGGATGACGTGCCGGACCGCCTCGTAGGCCGCGGCGTGGTCGTACTGCAGCTCGCTGATGCTCACCATCGACTCCCAACTCGAAATACTCGCGATGAGTAAATGCTGAGACTGAGCATAACAGACGGCGTGCATAGGTCTCCCCAGGGGCGAGCAGTGTGCGGTGCGGACCGGATTTCCGTGCATAGGTCTCCCCAGTGGGGACTCCGGTGCGGGTATGGCGGTCCCAGCCGTGCGTAGGTCTCCCCAGGGGCGAGCAGTGTGCGGCGCGGGCCGGATTCCCGCGCATACGTCGCCCCAGTGGGGGCTCCGGTGCGGGTATGGCGGTCCCAGCCGTGCGTAGGTCTCCCCAGGGGCGACTCCGGTACGGGTATGGCGGCCCCGGGCGCGCGTAGGTCTCCCTTGGGGGGACGCGTGTACGGCGCCGCGCCACCCGACGCGCCACGCCACGCGACGCGTCCCGCGTCCCGCGCCCCCCGCCACCCGACGCCCGCGGGAGAGCTCAGCGGGGGAGCGGGAGTTTGGTGCCGGCCTGAGCGCGTTCCTCGCGCACGGATCCGCGGAAGCGGTAGAGCCGGGCCGGTCGGCCACCGGTCTCGTGCGAGACCTCACCGGTCGGTTCCACCAACTCGTGCTGAACCTCGACGGCGCGGCGGAAGTTCTGCTTGTGCACGTGCTGCCCGGCGATGGCCTCGACGGTCTCCTGCAGCGCGAGCAGGGTGAAGGTCTCCGCCATCAGCTCGAAGACCACGGGCCGATACTGCAGTTTGGCCCGGATCCGCGACAGCCCGGTCGCCAGGATGCGACGGTGGTCGTGCGTCATCGGCCCGGCAGTG
This genomic window from Flexivirga oryzae contains:
- a CDS encoding YeiH family protein — its product is MALLVAAVATVLGHFAPVVGGPVFGIVLGIVAGSSIPALRHDSLAPGVGFAGKTVLQLSIVVLGTGLSLAKVVQVGGGSLPVMLGTFAVALGGAFVLGRLLGINGELSTLIGVGTGICGASAIAAATAVMRPKQSNVAYAIGTIFTFNILAVLLFPPIGHLLGMTGHSFGLWSGTAVNDTSSVVAAAYSFGDGAGPYAIVVKLTRSLMIIPIVIGLALLTARRDAARQGEQVRIPWRKVVPAFLIGFLIAAALNSLGLIPTGWHDGLTFVGTFLITVALAAIGLGMRPAQLRQAGHRPLLLGALLWICVATASLGLQALTGTL
- a CDS encoding N-acetylglucosamine kinase; this translates as MDLFLTLDAGGTSTRAVVHDATGTCLGYAVGSGGNPTASGVETASATMRSTTAEALEHAGAQPKHVGHALAAMAGSTVRLAGVDDGLRALGVPVPLHLGSDIEAMFFSGTAALDGAALVSGTGAAAIVVTNGTTTARSDGRGWLLGDAGSGYWIAHHLVRAVTADLDHRGPRTALTDALLSAAGVASGRTDDKDALLDQLVSILYAIPTPGIARFAPLAFDLADSDAVAEDIVQTAAEGLADTVLALPSADRSAPLVVGGSVLFHQPGLRSLVAELLRGSGWTGPVNAVSDGTAGAMSMNLRSAGVVIDESSHARMLASLADVRTRS
- the hemW gene encoding radical SAM family heme chaperone HemW, whose translation is MPSALPDGEPVPADGALPQPALNGLADRDLGVYLHVPFCRVRCGYCDFNTYTATELGGHGAGVGTYADAALAELDLAQRVLGERAPAVSTIFIGGGTPTMLAARDLGRMVSGVSSRFGLQPDAEVTTEANPDTVDGAVAEALASGGFTRVSLGMQSAVPHVLSTLERTHDPASVVRAARAVQAAGLQVSLDLIYGTPGESLDDWRRSIDAALALEPDHLSAYALVVEEGTKLAAQVRRGQVRMPDDDDEASKYEYADRALSDAGLEWYEISNWALCPDARCRHNELYWRGDNWWGIGPGAHSHVGGVRWWNVKHPAPYADRVLAGGSPGAGRELLTADQAYDEQVLLGIRLTDGLPLVVLDDRGRDAVAALIADGLLDGAAAVRRDDAVARLTLRGRLLADTVVRRLLGY
- a CDS encoding RNA polymerase subunit sigma-70; its protein translation is MSNISSQVPSAVPTPGVDNDLALARGGDHAAYDRLVRPLLPELHAHSYRMLASSHDADDALQDALVKVWRGLGDFEGRSTLRTWLYTVVTRSCIDLARARGRRALPIDLGPSSARAVVDDAPSDDITWLGPYVGDDPGGFASPAARYEQREAVELAFVAALQHLPGNQRAALLLFEVLGFPADQIATMMRTTTASVNSALQRARATVALRVPQQSQQATARSIGDRQLHAVVERFTTALERRDTDALVDLVTEDVTWAMPPMPHWYAGLAAVGDFAAQVPMGSCGSWRTLPTSVNAQPAVACYLRPEGAPAHGAWAITVLTLRDTRVSGLTSFLGVEHFTALGLPTQLPPIDQ
- a CDS encoding DinB family protein, with the protein product MNMIVEAGTGVEKATLLAYLREQRAAVLAIVEGLDEAALRASVVPSGWTPIGLIWHLGGAEMYWFQIVLADRVPDDDEHEDEPDEEAPAEGFRTDDPIEEVLEAYRAQCRASDEVLASASLDAAPRGPVAPGHEELGTSVRTIVLHMIEETARHAGHLDIARELLDGRTGLGPR
- a CDS encoding DUF664 domain-containing protein, translated to MTDESLKATCLAALQEARNHVLEAVDGLEAADLHRAVLPSGWNMLGLVQHLTIDVERLWFNAVAAGDSAAIAHFDRPSNAWRVPTDAPPDLVLTAYRHECAKADRVLADTEFDAPPAWWPADLFGDWRLATVGEAVMHVIVETASHAGHLDAARELIDGHQWLVLD
- the nadC gene encoding carboxylating nicotinate-nucleotide diphosphorylase, with the protein product MNRPGLDRVVRTALEEDLGLGGDITSRLTVPDDAAGTAYIVSRQTGVLSGVDAATATFMAVDPDLQLAWAKAAGDKLAPGDLVATVSGSARSVLTAERTALNLLGHLTGIASRTSVFVDLVDGTNARIVDTRKTTPGLRELEKQAVLDGGGTNHRFGLYDAILVKDNHIGLGGGLVPVLERLAAGSGHLVRVEVEVDTTAQLETLLAFDAQRVADGQAPVVHAVLLDNMEAWEVATCVARIRRHPAPLIAEVSGGVNEETVQDLARAGADAISIGALTHSVRCHDFGLDLQV
- a CDS encoding L-aspartate oxidase, whose translation is MSEKPIVVVGSGLAGLTCAWAATTPVVLVTAGTLTEGAASMWAQGGIAAAVSPDDSTASHAEDTWRAGAFAGDRPVIDRITGEAPEIVQVLADLDVPFDRASDGSLDLALEGGHSRPRVAHAGDHSGATITASMAAAVLAAADIELRENHTVTKLLTDDSGAVSGVVVRRADGTEETIDTDRVVLATGGLGGLWPHTTNPRTALGQGVALAARAGARTDDLHLVQFHPTGLDVPRDPMPLLTEALRGAGAVLLADGERFTDELQPRDVVAAAVWEQLTHGFAVRLDARGIPDVTTRFPAVAELAAASGLDLANDLLPVRPALHYSMGGVTVDGRSRTSVTGLWAIGEVSRTGLHGANRLASNSLLEAVVTGRAAARDSSAWRTGWDVRLSATDRATVLPRGDAEPIPVQEVRDLLGASCGVLRDGPTLQAAVDALQPHTGDDVAYVAWLIARSALAHPHSVGAHRRTDSVEMQGARV
- the nadA gene encoding quinolinate synthase NadA yields the protein MSISELQYDHAAAYEAVRHVIPEIEWAMYADDIEAIQRLKREQDAVILAHNYMTPEVFHGVSDIKGDSLALAREAQHVDAGTIVLAGVHFMAETAKLLNPSKRVLLPDLRSGCSLAESITPEDIAQLRRDHPGAPVVTYVNTSAAVKAASDICCTSGNAVKIITSLGVDKVIMIPDQYLARNISALTGVEVVTHPGACEVHERFTPLDIVQIREGHPGVTVLAHPECPPEVVAEADFAGSTADMQRYVETERPASVALITECSMSDNIAAQHPDLEFVRPCNLCPHMKRNTLGAIRAALETGGPEIDVDPAVAEPARRAIERMLQVN